One window from the genome of Corvus moneduloides isolate bCorMon1 chromosome 9, bCorMon1.pri, whole genome shotgun sequence encodes:
- the GPR52 gene encoding G-protein coupled receptor 52: MNQSRWIEWRTLNMSSSVMNISEHLSCPLGFGHYNAVDICILETVVIVLLTFLIIAGNLTVIFVFHCAPLLHHYTTSYFIQTMAYADLFVGVSCLVPTLSLLHYSTGVHESLTCQVFGYIISVLKSVSMACLACISVDRYLAITKPLSYNQLVTPCRLRICISLIWIYSCLIFLPSFFGWGKPGYHGDIFEWCATSWLTNAYFTGFIVCLLYAPAAFVICFTYFHIFKICRQHTKEISDRRARFPNHEGDAAGETGHSPDRRYAMVLFRITSVFYVLWLPYIIYFLLESSRVLENPALSFLTTWLAISNSFCNCVIYSLSNSVFRLGLRRLSETICSSCMCSKDRDVRDPKPRKRANSCSI; the protein is encoded by the coding sequence ATGAACCAGTCCCGATGGATTGAATGGAGGACTCTGAATATGAGCAGTAGTGTTATGAACATATCTGAGCACCTCTCCTGCCCTCTTGGATTTGGTCACTACAATGCAGTTGACATCTGTATCCTTGAGACAGTCGTTATTGTCTTgctaacatttttaattattgcGGGTAACTTAACTGTGATATTTGTTTTCCACTGTGCTCCACTCCTGCATCATTACACCACCAGCTATTTTATTCAGACCATGGCCTATGCTGATCTTTTTGTTGGAGTCAGCTGCTTGGTTCCTACTTTGTCACTGCTCCACTACTCAACAGGTGTCCATGAGTCCTTGACTTGTCAAGTTTTTGGATACATCATCTCTGTGCTCAAAAGCGTATCTATGGCATGTCTTGCTTGCATCAGTGTGGATCGCTATCTCGCtataacaaagcctctctccTATAATCAACTGGTCACACCTTGTCGCTTGAGAATCTGCATCAGTCTGATCTGGATATACTCTTGTCTGATCTTCTTGCCTTCCTTCTTTGGTTGGGGAAAACCTGGTTACCATGGAGATATTTTTGAATGGTGTGCTACCTCCTGGCTAACTAATGCCTACTTTACTGGCTTTATCGTGTGCTTACTATAcgctcctgctgcctttgtcaTATGTTTCACCTATTTCCACATCTTTAAAATTTGCCGGCAGCACACCAAAGAGATAAGTGATCGGAGAGCTCGATTCCCTAACCACGaaggggatgctgctggggagactgggcacagccccgaCCGCCGCTATGCCATGGTTTTGTTCCGGATAACCAGTGTGTTCTACGTGCTGTGGCTCCCTTATATCATTTACTTTCTGCTGGAAAGCTCGAGGGTGTTGGAAAACCCAGCACTCTCCTTCCTAACAACGTGGCTTGCTATAAGCAATAGTTTCTGCAACTGTGTGATTTATAGCCTCTCCAACAGCGTGTTCAGGCTGGGACTGCGGAGACTGTCAGAGACAATCTGTTCATCTTGTATGTGTTCAAAAGACAGGGATGTACGGGACCCTAAGCCAAGGAAACGGGCTAATTCCTGCTCCATTTAA